In Caldalkalibacillus thermarum, one DNA window encodes the following:
- a CDS encoding ATP-binding protein, whose product MLNEIESLQLPQQVVDTIDRIRSERQHTLTDEEKWLVGRPGYTSPDPALLYDAVVALSMRKNVLLQGPTGAGKTKLAEYLSYLFHQPLHAVNCSVDLDAEALLGFKTIVQKGNHSAIEFVPGPVVKAMTKGHFLYIDEINMAKPETLPIINSVLDYRKMLTNPFTGEVIKAKDGFGVIAAINIGYVGTVPLNEALKNRFVVIDVPYLQGEQLRNLLEEQTALRDPALLDRFVRLSADLLAQTKMGQLSEEAASIRALIDACDLAAHMPPLRAIQRAIVDKLEDERERAAVKNTAETLF is encoded by the coding sequence ATACTCAACGAAATAGAGTCACTACAGTTGCCGCAGCAAGTGGTGGATACGATTGACCGTATCCGTTCCGAACGGCAACACACCCTGACCGATGAAGAAAAGTGGCTGGTGGGCCGGCCCGGATACACTTCCCCAGATCCTGCGCTCCTTTATGATGCCGTCGTCGCCCTGAGCATGCGCAAGAACGTACTGTTGCAGGGGCCTACTGGAGCAGGGAAAACAAAACTGGCCGAATATCTGTCATACCTGTTCCATCAGCCCCTCCATGCTGTTAACTGCTCGGTTGACCTGGATGCAGAAGCCTTGCTGGGCTTTAAAACCATTGTGCAAAAGGGGAATCACTCTGCCATCGAATTTGTTCCGGGGCCAGTAGTCAAAGCGATGACAAAGGGCCACTTTTTATATATCGACGAGATCAATATGGCCAAACCGGAGACGCTACCGATTATCAACAGTGTGTTGGACTACCGGAAGATGCTGACCAATCCCTTTACAGGGGAAGTGATTAAGGCCAAAGACGGGTTTGGGGTGATTGCCGCCATCAATATCGGTTATGTGGGCACCGTGCCGCTCAATGAAGCGTTAAAAAACCGCTTTGTGGTCATTGATGTCCCCTATCTGCAAGGGGAACAGCTGAGGAATTTGTTAGAAGAACAGACAGCCCTCCGTGATCCTGCTCTCCTGGACCGTTTTGTCCGTTTATCCGCTGACCTTTTGGCCCAGACCAAAATGGGACAGTTGTCTGAGGAGGCCGCCTCCATCCGGGCCTTGATTGATGCTTGTGATTTGGCTGCCCATATGCCGCCGCTCCGGGCCATTCAACGTGCTATTGTCGATAAGCTGGAAGACGAGCGGGAACGGGCGGCGGTTAAAAACACGGCTGAAACATTGTTTTAG